One genomic segment of candidate division WOR-3 bacterium includes these proteins:
- a CDS encoding ComEC/Rec2 family competence protein, whose protein sequence is MDGNLNREGIYQGVVLEEDQIGEVTKLRLQIKRVIVDEDTIPYFLDAEHYTYQQDYFLGKTVTIKGRISLKEKPHKRIILKGSIINQDYSLSFVGRLFNEVYAHIIRTIHRGLDQENIPVAQGLILGGSHRLSPKEKDIFVRAGVLHILAVSGLHIGFVIAFLGMLLLPFPITPRIKFVVIMACLLIYAGITGFRPNVLRASLMAFLLGISLLLQRQVDTMHVVNMSALILLLLNPLILFDPSAQLSFAAVYGIVYLLPYFNEHLLKGIKSSMLKLVLGAMATSFSAQLFVAPFLIHYFQRLPTLAILSNVLIVPLASVVVYLLFMMIIASLISKSAISIFAFFANQAIFLLKELARFFAQVPFSSIGLSIPPLFLLLFFFIFVRKTRKWALFGLGIVAIIFSIFPDHSIKMTANNALITLPGGETILICKSKKDWAANLKITEVDYLIADQRTMNCRKEFIPLPPAYHIKEIQIAEHRIKIDGGISIFWHDREFKLPDEILGDSMVIVTLGKKGIYSFVSSFDSIFDEFLITLKTLWGQIQVNI, encoded by the coding sequence ATGGATGGCAATTTGAACCGAGAAGGTATTTATCAGGGCGTGGTATTGGAAGAAGATCAAATCGGTGAGGTGACAAAATTAAGATTGCAGATAAAAAGGGTGATCGTCGACGAAGATACTATTCCTTATTTCCTAGACGCTGAGCACTATACCTATCAGCAGGATTATTTTTTAGGCAAGACTGTGACAATCAAGGGGAGAATTTCACTAAAAGAGAAACCCCACAAAAGGATTATTTTGAAGGGCAGTATTATCAACCAAGATTATTCTTTGAGTTTCGTGGGCCGGTTATTTAATGAAGTGTATGCTCATATCATCAGGACCATTCACAGGGGCCTGGATCAAGAAAATATTCCGGTGGCGCAGGGTTTGATTCTGGGCGGGAGCCACCGCCTGAGTCCCAAAGAGAAAGATATCTTTGTGCGGGCTGGGGTGCTACACATTCTTGCCGTATCCGGATTGCATATCGGATTTGTCATTGCCTTTCTTGGGATGTTGCTTTTGCCATTTCCGATAACACCAAGAATAAAATTTGTGGTAATAATGGCGTGCTTATTGATTTACGCGGGTATCACCGGTTTTCGGCCCAATGTTTTGAGGGCTTCGCTCATGGCATTTCTTCTTGGTATCAGCTTACTTTTGCAACGCCAGGTGGATACTATGCATGTGGTTAATATGAGTGCCTTAATTCTTTTATTATTAAATCCCCTCATCCTTTTTGACCCCAGTGCCCAACTTTCATTTGCAGCCGTTTATGGTATCGTATATCTACTACCCTATTTTAATGAGCATCTGCTGAAGGGGATCAAATCCTCAATGCTCAAATTAGTTCTTGGAGCAATGGCTACTTCCTTCTCTGCCCAGCTCTTTGTTGCGCCCTTTTTGATACATTATTTTCAAAGATTGCCCACTTTGGCAATACTTTCCAATGTATTGATTGTACCTTTGGCTTCAGTGGTTGTATACCTATTATTCATGATGATTATCGCTTCTTTGATATCAAAATCTGCAATATCAATTTTTGCATTTTTTGCAAATCAGGCAATATTCCTGCTTAAAGAATTGGCGAGATTTTTTGCCCAAGTCCCTTTTTCCTCGATAGGTTTGAGCATCCCACCCCTTTTCCTCCTTCTTTTCTTTTTTATTTTTGTACGAAAGACACGAAAATGGGCACTATTCGGGCTGGGGATAGTTGCGATAATATTTTCCATCTTTCCGGACCATTCCATAAAGATGACCGCTAATAATGCCCTGATTACCCTGCCCGGTGGCGAGACGATATTGATCTGTAAGAGCAAAAAGGATTGGGCGGCAAATTTAAAAATTACTGAGGTGGACTACTTGATCGCAGATCAGCGGACGATGAATTGCCGCAAAGAATTCATTCCCCTACCCCCGGCTTATCATATCAAGGAGATACAAATCGCAGAGCACCGGATAAAAATTGATGGCGGAATTTCTATCTTCTGGCATGATAGAGAATTTAAGCTTCCGGATGAAATTTTGGGAGATAGCATGGTCATTGTAACTTTGGGGAAAAAGGGTATTTACAGTTTTGTATCATCTTTTGACTCAATATTTGATGAATTTCTCATAACCCTGAAAACCCTCTGGGGTCAGATCCAGGTCAATATATAG
- a CDS encoding aldehyde dehydrogenase family protein → MFIKGKRVIKEKKIAVLNPYNNQVIEEVGLSTEKDVAEAIEIAQEGYRILKNMPAGERARILEKAAQIIAEKREDFARTICQEVGKTINEARIEVDRAINTLRLSSIAALSLKGETVRMDLTGATKKMGFYLRVPLGIVLAISPFNFPLNLSCHKIGPAIAAGNAVIHKPATKTPLSGLMLAEALVTAGLPDKGISVLVGPGSTVGMALVRAPQIRKVSFTGSLEVGEMIMANCGMKKVTMELGSNSAVVVFKDAPLKLVAKKIRKGGYTLAGQVCISVQRVYVEEEIADEFLRELSMEVGQIKYGDPLLEDTEMGPMIDEAALKKAEEFVEDAKKHRGILILGGSRKGTIFLPTIIFDVAEEAKIIQEEAFAPMVAVNKFKTLEEVIAKVNNTKYGLQTGIFTRDITRALQCAQEIESGGVLINEIPTFRVDNMPYGGMKGSGLGREGPEFAIKEMTEEKLIIFDELEEK, encoded by the coding sequence ATGTTTATAAAGGGAAAAAGAGTCATCAAAGAAAAAAAGATAGCGGTGCTCAATCCTTATAATAATCAGGTGATTGAGGAAGTAGGTTTGAGTACCGAGAAGGATGTTGCTGAGGCAATCGAGATTGCACAGGAAGGATACCGGATATTAAAAAATATGCCAGCAGGAGAGAGAGCAAGGATTTTGGAGAAGGCAGCTCAAATCATTGCGGAAAAAAGAGAAGATTTTGCGCGGACCATATGTCAGGAAGTGGGAAAAACAATAAATGAGGCAAGGATAGAGGTAGATCGGGCGATAAATACTCTTCGTCTCTCCAGTATTGCAGCCCTGAGTTTAAAAGGTGAAACCGTGCGTATGGACCTCACCGGTGCTACAAAGAAAATGGGTTTTTACCTTCGGGTACCCTTAGGTATCGTCCTTGCTATTTCACCATTTAACTTTCCTTTAAATTTGAGCTGCCATAAGATTGGCCCAGCAATTGCGGCTGGAAATGCAGTGATTCACAAACCAGCAACCAAGACTCCCCTTTCGGGATTGATGCTTGCTGAAGCCCTTGTAACCGCAGGGCTACCCGACAAGGGAATTTCAGTGCTTGTCGGTCCGGGTTCTACGGTGGGGATGGCATTGGTCCGGGCACCCCAGATAAGAAAAGTAAGTTTCACTGGTTCGCTGGAAGTAGGTGAAATGATCATGGCAAATTGTGGGATGAAAAAAGTCACAATGGAATTGGGTTCCAATTCCGCGGTCGTTGTATTCAAAGATGCCCCATTGAAATTGGTCGCAAAGAAGATTCGTAAAGGTGGTTATACCCTTGCCGGACAGGTCTGCATCTCAGTCCAACGGGTCTATGTGGAGGAAGAAATTGCGGATGAATTTTTGAGGGAATTATCCATGGAAGTCGGACAGATAAAATATGGCGATCCGCTCCTTGAAGATACGGAAATGGGTCCGATGATTGATGAAGCCGCACTGAAAAAGGCTGAAGAGTTTGTTGAGGATGCCAAGAAACACAGAGGAATTTTGATTTTGGGGGGTTCAAGGAAGGGGACGATTTTCTTGCCCACGATCATCTTTGATGTGGCAGAAGAAGCAAAGATCATTCAAGAAGAGGCTTTCGCACCGATGGTCGCGGTGAACAAGTTTAAAACCTTGGAGGAAGTTATCGCCAAGGTGAATAATACTAAATATGGATTACAAACCGGGATATTCACCCGGGACATAACGCGTGCTTTGCAATGTGCTCAGGAGATTGAATCCGGAGGGGTTCTGATCAATGAGATACCAACCTTCCGGGTGGATAATATGCCTTATGGTGGGATGAAAGGAAGCGGTTTAGGAAGAGAGGGTCCGGAATTTGCGATAAAAGAAATGACTGAAGAAAAGTTGATTATCTTTGATGAACTCGAAGAAAAGTAG
- a CDS encoding UDP-3-O-acyl-N-acetylglucosamine deacetylase, whose product MRKNSIEGMGLFGGRSRLEFSSGRRLKINMWNDNSYVSIPLSLENIQVENHTLVMGKNLMVVEHLLSALNGLGIFNIQIDVFGKEVPFFDGSSQEFVKILAHYPESPPPRLKVNTKILVKGENSYILYEPMDGDVLFVEMELEHPYIGTQKLALTINRENYIKEIAPARTFVFTTESDPRLKKLPPYGIGITAQGIYAHEPLRFDDEPVRHKILDFLGDLYVLKRKLTGRIKAKNTSHALNLQFVKMLDHKSTEC is encoded by the coding sequence ATGAGAAAGAACTCCATAGAAGGCATGGGCCTTTTCGGCGGTAGGAGCCGATTGGAGTTCAGCTCTGGGAGGCGGTTAAAGATAAATATGTGGAATGATAACAGTTATGTTTCAATACCACTCAGTTTAGAAAACATCCAGGTGGAAAATCATACCCTTGTCATGGGCAAAAATTTGATGGTGGTGGAACATCTATTATCAGCCCTTAACGGCTTAGGTATTTTCAATATCCAAATCGATGTTTTTGGCAAGGAAGTTCCATTCTTTGATGGCTCAAGTCAGGAGTTTGTGAAGATATTAGCCCACTATCCTGAAAGTCCACCTCCACGGTTAAAAGTGAATACAAAGATTTTGGTAAAAGGAGAAAATTCATATATCCTATATGAGCCGATGGATGGGGATGTTTTGTTTGTGGAGATGGAACTGGAACATCCATATATCGGCACCCAAAAACTTGCCCTTACTATCAACCGGGAAAATTACATAAAAGAAATCGCACCAGCCCGGACATTCGTCTTTACCACTGAATCGGATCCGCGCTTAAAAAAACTACCGCCCTACGGTATTGGAATAACTGCCCAGGGCATTTATGCGCACGAACCCCTCCGCTTTGATGATGAACCGGTGCGGCATAAGATTCTCGATTTCTTAGGCGACCTTTATGTTTTGAAAAGAAAACTTACCGGACGTATAAAGGCAAAAAACACCTCCCATGCCCTCAACCTTCAATTCGTCAAGATGCTTGATCATAAATCGACCGAGTGCTGA
- a CDS encoding MFS transporter, which yields MINLLKKRGLLFLALSNGTSQLGDRLTHMVIITLIGTQYPGKISAFSEFAVTFSLPVLILAPFVGVIVDHWNKQTIMFRCHLMQTILIMLTPSFVVLFHSLIPIWVLVFTFFALDVFNNTAKNAVVPDLVNYDELVSANSLIITIARIATFLGMVGGGYLIKWVGWRLGFYLDASTHLIAGLLVLGMGARALFEPAVRIEHNWKKKLNEAYRYFLQDMKELFKLLLSDRVVLFVMISVFVLPFAAAIAYTVLIYLIQQTFNMGTPGVGWLGGIIGIGMLLGGILMGFLGRRFNRPLIIIGSMGLLSLFFLFGPFFINPLSMYVIALISGMVFSFVGIAQDTILQEDVLKSVRGRIFATKEFIINLTFLLCALGIGLLSKILAPFAILRLTGVIIICLTILALLIINTIPAEARKKL from the coding sequence ATGATCAATCTCCTGAAAAAAAGGGGCCTCCTTTTTTTGGCTTTATCCAACGGCACATCTCAGTTAGGCGACCGCTTGACCCATATGGTCATCATCACCTTAATCGGCACCCAATATCCGGGAAAGATTTCCGCTTTCAGCGAATTTGCTGTCACTTTCTCTCTTCCTGTATTAATTCTTGCACCATTTGTGGGAGTGATTGTGGACCATTGGAACAAGCAAACGATAATGTTTCGTTGTCATCTGATGCAGACAATATTGATAATGTTAACACCCAGTTTTGTTGTTTTATTTCATAGCTTGATTCCGATATGGGTCCTCGTTTTTACATTTTTTGCCCTGGATGTATTTAATAATACAGCAAAAAATGCGGTAGTTCCTGATTTGGTGAATTATGATGAACTCGTTTCTGCAAACTCTCTTATTATCACCATCGCCCGAATTGCTACCTTCCTGGGGATGGTAGGGGGTGGTTACTTGATTAAATGGGTAGGCTGGCGTCTGGGGTTTTATTTAGATGCAAGCACCCATCTTATCGCAGGATTGTTGGTTCTGGGCATGGGCGCCCGGGCATTATTTGAACCGGCAGTGCGCATAGAGCACAACTGGAAAAAGAAATTAAATGAGGCTTATAGGTATTTTCTCCAAGATATGAAAGAACTCTTCAAACTTCTCCTTAGCGACCGAGTGGTTCTTTTTGTGATGATTTCGGTATTCGTGTTACCCTTTGCCGCGGCTATAGCCTATACAGTCCTAATCTATTTGATCCAGCAGACATTCAATATGGGGACACCAGGTGTGGGCTGGCTAGGCGGGATAATCGGTATCGGGATGCTGCTAGGAGGCATTCTGATGGGATTTCTGGGGCGGCGTTTTAATCGTCCATTGATCATAATTGGGAGTATGGGATTGCTCTCATTATTTTTCCTCTTCGGTCCTTTTTTTATAAATCCTCTTTCCATGTATGTGATTGCGTTAATCTCGGGTATGGTTTTTTCCTTTGTTGGTATTGCTCAGGATACGATCCTCCAGGAGGATGTGCTGAAATCGGTGCGCGGTAGGATCTTTGCCACAAAAGAATTTATCATCAATTTGACCTTTCTGCTCTGTGCCTTGGGGATTGGTTTGCTTTCTAAAATCTTAGCACCATTCGCTATTCTACGTCTCACCGGTGTCATCATTATCTGCTTGACAATCCTGGCACTATTGATTATTAACACCATTCCGGCTGAGGCACGGAAAAAGTTATAG
- the lpxD gene encoding UDP-3-O-(3-hydroxymyristoyl)glucosamine N-acyltransferase, giving the protein MRLREIARIVHGRLYGDDIEIKNILPPEEADSKALTFLFNEKLKTKAGAVIAEVSIPGKNCVVVKDCRKAMYHLLKKITNTRKKPGLSPTACIEAGVKIAKSSTVGEHAVIKKGAKIGQGSYIGSNVWIDENVVIGDFCTIEPNVVIYRNTQIGDYVTIGANSVIGKEGFGYVRFKRYRRIPHIGNVVIEDYVEIGSNVCVDRGTLGKTIIGSGTKIDNLVHIAHNVRIGKNCLIMGQSGIAGSTQIGDNVIICGQSGISDHLVVGDNVVIYAKSGVFSNLAAHKKYSGIPAREHYAVLKALARLYKDI; this is encoded by the coding sequence ATGCGACTAAGAGAAATTGCTCGGATTGTTCACGGTAGATTGTATGGCGATGACATTGAAATCAAAAATATTCTACCTCCGGAAGAGGCTGACAGCAAAGCACTGACTTTTCTATTTAATGAAAAATTAAAAACCAAAGCCGGAGCGGTGATTGCCGAAGTGAGTATTCCAGGAAAGAATTGCGTGGTCGTAAAGGATTGCCGGAAGGCAATGTATCATCTTTTAAAAAAGATTACCAACACCCGTAAAAAACCTGGCCTTTCTCCGACTGCCTGCATTGAAGCCGGTGTTAAAATTGCTAAATCCAGCACCGTGGGCGAGCATGCTGTGATTAAAAAAGGGGCAAAGATTGGCCAGGGCAGCTATATTGGAAGCAATGTCTGGATCGATGAAAATGTAGTAATTGGTGATTTTTGCACCATCGAGCCCAATGTGGTTATCTACCGTAACACCCAGATTGGCGATTATGTCACCATCGGTGCCAATTCCGTGATCGGAAAAGAGGGTTTTGGCTATGTCCGATTCAAAAGATACCGACGCATACCCCATATTGGAAATGTCGTGATTGAAGATTATGTTGAGATCGGCAGCAATGTTTGTGTTGATCGAGGGACGCTTGGTAAAACCATAATTGGGTCAGGAACAAAGATTGACAATCTGGTTCATATCGCACACAATGTGCGTATCGGGAAAAATTGCCTCATCATGGGTCAGAGCGGCATTGCAGGGTCAACGCAGATCGGCGACAATGTGATAATCTGCGGCCAAAGTGGGATAAGTGACCACTTGGTAGTGGGCGATAATGTTGTAATCTATGCCAAAAGTGGAGTATTTTCCAATTTGGCAGCGCATAAGAAGTATTCAGGTATACCTGCCCGGGAACATTATGCAGTTCTGAAAGCCTTGGCCCGGCTGTATAAAGATATCTGA